The Streptomyces sp. NL15-2K genome contains a region encoding:
- a CDS encoding NUDIX domain-containing protein, translated as MSEPVERVDEQDRVLGAVERSEAIENHWLHRIATTVCRDPQGRVLVHRRAENLSRFPGQYDWLIGGATEVGESYEEAAARELAEELGVEAPVRFVFKFLCRGAISPYWLGVHEAVVTEVIAPDPAAIAWHGWVTESELRDALRRWTFVPDGVEALRRYLARPTPLLTQRQVP; from the coding sequence GTGAGCGAACCGGTCGAGCGAGTGGACGAGCAGGACCGGGTGCTTGGGGCGGTGGAGCGGAGCGAAGCCATCGAGAACCACTGGCTGCACCGGATTGCGACGACGGTTTGCCGTGATCCGCAGGGCCGTGTCCTGGTGCACAGGAGAGCGGAGAACTTGTCCCGGTTCCCGGGTCAGTACGACTGGCTGATCGGTGGGGCGACGGAAGTCGGGGAGTCGTACGAGGAGGCGGCAGCCCGCGAGCTCGCCGAGGAGCTGGGGGTCGAGGCGCCGGTGCGGTTCGTCTTCAAGTTCCTGTGCCGAGGCGCGATCAGTCCGTACTGGCTCGGGGTGCACGAAGCCGTCGTCACCGAGGTGATCGCTCCTGACCCGGCGGCGATCGCCTGGCACGGCTGGGTCACTGAGAGCGAGTTGCGGGATGCGCTTCGACGGTGGACGTTCGTCCCCGATGGTGTTGAAGCACTGCGGCGTTACCTGGCGCGGCCTACTCCGTTGCTGACGCAGAGACAGGTTCCGTAG
- a CDS encoding MIP/aquaporin family protein produces MPEPTSKARLVGELSAEFAGTMILILFGCGVVAQVVAGGALTDGGLGDHDSIAWAWGLGVVLGVYVAARVSGAHINPAVTLALAAFKGFPWSKVLPYALAQTAGAFVAALIVRWNYTEVLARADPGHTDKTEIVFSTLPGNGGLPISQLGAFRDQIIGTALLVLLVFAVTDLLNTPPGANMAPFIIGLIVVAIGMAWGTNAGYAINPARDLGPRLAAFLTGYGGAWRDQNGDLYFWVPIVGPLVGGPLGALLYRLLITPFLPSPEAKQEPGRVPAPDQ; encoded by the coding sequence ATGCCGGAACCTACATCTAAGGCACGTCTCGTCGGTGAACTCTCTGCCGAGTTCGCCGGCACCATGATCCTCATTCTGTTCGGCTGCGGTGTCGTCGCGCAGGTCGTCGCCGGTGGCGCGCTGACCGACGGTGGCCTGGGCGACCACGACAGCATCGCGTGGGCCTGGGGCCTCGGCGTCGTCCTCGGCGTCTACGTGGCTGCGCGAGTCAGCGGCGCCCACATCAACCCCGCGGTCACCCTCGCGCTCGCGGCCTTCAAGGGCTTCCCGTGGAGCAAGGTCCTGCCGTACGCGCTGGCCCAGACGGCGGGCGCCTTCGTCGCCGCCCTGATCGTGCGCTGGAACTACACCGAGGTGCTGGCCAGGGCCGACCCCGGGCACACCGACAAGACGGAGATCGTCTTCTCCACCCTGCCGGGCAACGGCGGGCTCCCGATCAGCCAGCTCGGAGCCTTCCGCGACCAGATCATCGGCACGGCCCTGCTGGTGCTGCTGGTCTTCGCGGTCACCGACCTGCTGAACACGCCACCGGGCGCGAACATGGCCCCGTTCATCATCGGCCTGATCGTCGTCGCCATCGGCATGGCCTGGGGAACCAACGCCGGTTACGCGATCAACCCGGCCCGTGACCTCGGGCCCAGGCTGGCCGCGTTCCTCACGGGCTACGGAGGCGCCTGGCGAGATCAGAACGGCGACCTCTACTTCTGGGTGCCGATCGTCGGCCCATTGGTCGGCGGCCCGCTCGGTGCGCTGCTCTACCGCCTGTTGATCACCCCCTTCCTGCCGTCTCCCGAGGCGAAGCAGGAGCCCGGCCGGGTGCCCGCGCCGGACCAGTGA
- the glpK gene encoding glycerol kinase GlpK, protein MPEFVGAVDQGTTSTRFMIFDHDGNEVARHQLEHEQLFPRSGWVEHDPVEIWERTNSTMQNAIRQGDLSAADLNAIGITNQRETTVIWDPSTGQPYYNAIVWQDTRTDSIAAALEREHGDLIRRKTGLPPATYFSGGKIKWILENVDGVREAAEDGRAVFGNTDAWVLWNLTGGPNGGIHATDVTNASRTMLMNLETLDWDDELLDIFRIPRAMLPAINPSSHPEAFGTTRTTRPLRTAVPITGVLGDQQAATVGQVCFRPGEAKNTYGTGNFLVLNTGTEIVRSSKGLLTTLAYQFGDAPAVYALEGSMAVTGSAVQWLRDQMHIISSSAEVETLARQVEDSGGIYFVPAFSGLFAPYWRSDARGAIVGLARFHTNAHLARATLEAICYQSRDVAEAMEQDSGVALDVLRVDGGVTANELCMQTQADILGVPVSRPVVAETTALGAAYAAGLATGFWESTDELRLHWHESKRWEPQWSDEQREKGYAGWKKAVERSFDWVEVE, encoded by the coding sequence ATGCCTGAATTCGTCGGCGCGGTGGACCAAGGCACCACCAGCACCCGCTTCATGATCTTCGACCACGACGGCAACGAGGTCGCACGTCATCAGCTCGAACACGAGCAGCTCTTCCCGCGCTCCGGCTGGGTCGAGCACGACCCCGTGGAGATCTGGGAACGTACGAACTCCACGATGCAGAACGCCATCCGCCAGGGCGACCTGTCCGCCGCCGACCTGAATGCCATCGGGATCACCAACCAGCGGGAGACCACGGTCATCTGGGATCCCAGTACCGGTCAGCCGTACTACAACGCCATCGTCTGGCAGGACACCCGCACCGACTCGATCGCCGCGGCGCTGGAGCGGGAGCACGGCGACCTCATCCGGCGCAAGACGGGGCTGCCGCCGGCGACGTACTTCTCCGGCGGAAAGATCAAGTGGATCCTCGAGAACGTCGACGGGGTCCGGGAAGCCGCCGAGGACGGCCGGGCCGTGTTCGGGAACACGGACGCCTGGGTGCTGTGGAACCTCACCGGCGGTCCGAACGGCGGCATCCACGCCACGGACGTCACCAACGCCAGCCGCACCATGCTGATGAACCTGGAGACCCTCGACTGGGACGACGAGCTGCTCGACATCTTCCGAATCCCGCGCGCCATGCTCCCGGCCATCAACCCGTCCTCGCACCCGGAGGCGTTCGGAACCACCCGCACCACCCGTCCGCTGCGCACCGCCGTACCCATCACCGGCGTCCTCGGGGACCAGCAGGCGGCCACCGTCGGCCAGGTCTGCTTCCGCCCGGGCGAGGCGAAGAACACCTACGGCACCGGCAACTTCCTGGTCCTCAACACGGGCACGGAGATCGTCCGGTCCAGCAAGGGTCTGCTGACCACGCTGGCGTACCAGTTCGGGGACGCCCCGGCGGTGTACGCGCTGGAGGGGTCCATGGCGGTCACCGGGTCCGCCGTGCAGTGGCTGCGCGACCAGATGCACATCATCTCCTCCTCCGCCGAGGTCGAGACACTGGCCCGGCAGGTGGAGGACAGCGGCGGTATCTACTTCGTACCGGCGTTCTCCGGCCTGTTCGCGCCCTACTGGCGCTCCGACGCCCGGGGCGCGATCGTCGGTCTCGCCAGGTTCCACACCAACGCACACCTCGCCAGGGCGACCCTGGAGGCCATCTGCTACCAGAGCCGCGACGTGGCCGAGGCGATGGAGCAGGACTCCGGGGTGGCACTCGACGTGCTGCGGGTCGACGGCGGCGTCACCGCCAACGAGCTGTGCATGCAGACCCAGGCCGACATCCTCGGCGTACCGGTCAGTCGCCCGGTCGTCGCCGAGACCACCGCGCTCGGCGCCGCCTACGCGGCGGGGCTCGCCACCGGCTTCTGGGAGAGCACCGACGAGCTCCGCCTGCACTGGCACGAGTCCAAGCGGTGGGAGCCGCAGTGGAGCGACGAGCAGCGGGAGAAGGGGTACGCGGGCTGGAAGAAGGCCGTGGAACGCAGCTTCGACTGGGTCGAGGTGGAATAG
- a CDS encoding SSI family serine proteinase inhibitor: MSQVFRLGRFAGFTQLIVAVGSVVSVSATPAAASSLAASPPVRGEDRAAGDHLTVTVRNAGGGADGTYEVDCHPSGGSHPDVSAACGAVDRNTRWGKDAFAPVPRDSFCTMQYGGPATAHVTGTWAGRPVDARFDRSNGCEIGRWDRFVPLLPDLRAPAQAR, from the coding sequence ATGTCGCAGGTCTTCCGGCTCGGCCGGTTCGCAGGATTCACTCAGTTGATCGTCGCCGTCGGCTCCGTCGTGTCCGTGTCCGCCACGCCCGCCGCCGCCTCCTCTCTCGCCGCGTCCCCGCCCGTCCGGGGCGAGGACCGGGCGGCCGGCGATCACCTCACGGTCACCGTGCGGAACGCGGGCGGGGGTGCCGACGGGACGTACGAGGTGGACTGTCACCCCAGTGGGGGGAGTCATCCCGACGTGAGCGCGGCGTGTGGGGCCGTCGACCGGAACACGCGCTGGGGGAAGGACGCCTTCGCCCCCGTGCCGCGGGACAGCTTCTGCACCATGCAGTACGGCGGGCCGGCCACCGCGCATGTCACGGGGACGTGGGCCGGGCGGCCCGTCGACGCGAGGTTCGACCGCAGCAACGGCTGTGAGATCGGGCGCTGGGATCGGTTCGTGCCGCTGCTGCCCGACCTCAGGGCTCCGGCTCAGGCCCGGTAG
- a CDS encoding glutathione-independent formaldehyde dehydrogenase, with translation MKAVVYKGPFEVAVEQVEKPGLQHPNDVIVRVTSTAICGSDLHMYEGRTAAEPGIVFGHENLGIIEEAGDGVSSLKRGDRVVMPFNVACGFCKNCTAGFTGFCVTVNPGFAGGAYGYVAMGPFTGGQAEYVRVPYADFNCLKLPEGDANESDFVLLADIFPTGYHGNELADVRPGESVAVYGGGPVGLMAAYSALLRGARKVFVVDRVAERLQKAEEIGATPVNFSDGNPVEQIKDQTEGEGTDKGIDAVGYQAQARGEDREEPATVLNSLVETVRPTGALGIPGLYVPSDPGGPDEQAKKGMLLVAIGRLFEKGLRLGTGQCNVKRYNRQLRDMIIEGRARPSFVVSHEMSLDEAPSAYEKFDKRVEGYTKVVLHPNR, from the coding sequence ATGAAGGCCGTCGTCTACAAGGGACCGTTCGAAGTCGCGGTCGAGCAAGTGGAGAAGCCCGGACTCCAGCACCCGAACGACGTGATCGTCCGAGTGACGTCCACCGCGATCTGCGGCTCCGATCTGCACATGTACGAGGGCCGCACCGCGGCCGAGCCGGGCATCGTCTTCGGCCACGAGAACCTCGGCATCATCGAGGAAGCCGGCGACGGAGTGTCGTCGCTCAAGCGCGGCGACCGGGTGGTCATGCCCTTCAACGTCGCCTGCGGGTTCTGCAAGAACTGCACGGCCGGCTTCACGGGCTTCTGCGTGACCGTGAACCCCGGGTTCGCGGGCGGCGCGTACGGCTACGTCGCGATGGGACCGTTCACCGGAGGCCAGGCCGAGTACGTACGGGTGCCGTACGCCGACTTCAACTGCCTGAAGCTCCCCGAGGGTGATGCCAACGAGAGCGACTTCGTCCTGCTCGCCGACATCTTCCCGACGGGCTACCACGGCAACGAGCTGGCCGACGTCCGTCCCGGCGAGAGCGTCGCGGTGTACGGCGGCGGGCCGGTCGGCCTGATGGCCGCCTACTCCGCCCTGCTGCGCGGCGCCAGGAAGGTGTTCGTCGTCGACCGGGTGGCCGAGCGGCTGCAGAAGGCCGAGGAGATCGGCGCGACCCCGGTCAACTTCTCCGACGGCAATCCCGTGGAGCAGATCAAGGACCAGACGGAAGGAGAAGGCACCGACAAGGGCATCGACGCGGTGGGCTACCAGGCCCAGGCCCGCGGCGAGGACCGCGAGGAACCGGCGACCGTCCTGAACTCGCTCGTCGAGACGGTACGCCCGACCGGAGCGCTCGGCATTCCGGGCCTGTACGTCCCCTCCGACCCCGGAGGCCCGGACGAGCAGGCCAAAAAGGGCATGCTGCTGGTCGCCATCGGCAGGCTCTTCGAGAAGGGCCTGCGCCTGGGTACCGGCCAGTGCAACGTGAAGCGCTACAACCGGCAACTGCGCGACATGATCATCGAGGGCCGCGCGCGACCCAGCTTCGTCGTCTCGCACGAGATGTCGCTCGACGAGGCACCGTCGGCGTACGAGAAGTTCGACAAGCGCGTCGAGGGTTACACCAAGGTCGTCCTGCACCCGAACCGGTGA